From a single Couchioplanes caeruleus genomic region:
- a CDS encoding 4Fe-4S dicluster domain-containing protein — MAGPNSLYGPLDPASDAGYVDAPPRMGFFTDTSVCIGCKACEVACKEWNLVPDDGFNLLGTSYDNTGGLTANSWRHVAFIEQPAAGSGHGTDTPGAFEGLPTGPSASAHTAVVAAGTGQDTGTDPGVPPAPDALAAAATITAPGAGPQFLGMPMADLPGRTMDAPRSDFRWLMMSNVCKHCTHAGCLDVCPTGALFRTEFGTVVVQEDICNGCGYCIPACPYGVIDQRKDDGRAWKCTMCYDRIGDGLTPACAKACPTESIQYGELDELRSRAAHRLEKLHEQGVAEARLYGHDPDDGVGGDGAFFLLLDEPEVYGLPPDPVVTTRDLPAMWKRAGVAALAMAATVVVSFAGRRR, encoded by the coding sequence GTGGCCGGACCGAACAGCCTCTACGGGCCGCTGGACCCCGCGTCCGACGCCGGGTACGTCGACGCGCCGCCGCGGATGGGCTTCTTCACCGACACCAGCGTCTGCATCGGGTGCAAGGCGTGCGAGGTGGCGTGCAAGGAGTGGAACCTCGTCCCGGACGACGGCTTCAACCTGCTCGGGACCTCGTACGACAACACCGGCGGGCTGACCGCGAACTCGTGGCGCCACGTCGCGTTCATCGAGCAGCCGGCCGCGGGCAGCGGGCACGGCACGGACACGCCGGGCGCGTTCGAGGGTTTGCCGACCGGTCCGTCGGCGAGCGCCCACACGGCCGTCGTCGCGGCCGGGACCGGCCAGGACACGGGTACGGACCCCGGCGTGCCCCCGGCCCCCGACGCGCTCGCCGCCGCGGCCACCATCACCGCGCCCGGAGCCGGCCCGCAGTTCCTCGGGATGCCGATGGCCGACCTGCCCGGGCGCACCATGGACGCGCCGCGCAGCGACTTCCGCTGGCTGATGATGTCCAACGTGTGCAAGCACTGCACCCACGCGGGCTGCCTGGACGTGTGCCCGACCGGCGCGCTGTTCCGCACCGAGTTCGGCACGGTCGTCGTGCAGGAGGACATCTGCAACGGCTGCGGCTACTGCATCCCGGCCTGCCCGTACGGTGTCATCGACCAGCGCAAGGACGACGGCCGCGCCTGGAAGTGCACGATGTGCTACGACCGGATCGGCGACGGCCTGACCCCGGCCTGCGCGAAGGCCTGCCCCACCGAGTCCATCCAGTACGGCGAGCTCGACGAGCTGCGTTCCCGCGCCGCGCACCGCCTCGAGAAGCTGCACGAGCAGGGCGTCGCGGAGGCCCGCCTCTACGGCCACGACCCGGACGACGGCGTCGGCGGCGACGGCGCGTTCTTCCTGCTCCTCGACGAACCCGAGGTGTACGGCCTGCCCCCGGACCCGGTGGTGACCACGCGCGACCTGCCGGCGATGTGGAAACGGGCCGGCGTCGCGGCGCTGGCCATGGCGGCGACCGTCGTCGTGTCGTTCGCGGGACGGCGGCGATGA